The following are from one region of the Salvia hispanica cultivar TCC Black 2014 chromosome 1, UniMelb_Shisp_WGS_1.0, whole genome shotgun sequence genome:
- the LOC125211209 gene encoding protein POLLENLESS 3-LIKE 2-like, translating to MMKEMCNAPPGFRPTKSAPASPAKPLGIARTHSDTFHVANKVPAGDTPYVRAKNVQLVEKDPERAIPLFWAAINAGDRVDSALKDMAIVMKQQNRAEEAIEAIKSLRSRCSDQAQESLDNILLDLYKRCGRLDDQVALLRRKLFLIQQGMAFNGKRTKTARSQGKKFQVSVEQEATRLLGNLGWALMQQNNYIEAEEAYRRALVLAPDNNKMCNLGICLMKQGRIGEAKDTLRRVKPAVIDGPRGVDSHLKAYERAQQMLRDLESEMMTKGGADRVEQSKLFDAFLGSSAIWQPQPCKESRAAPAFPAAAAAFADENVISRNIIAAPVNRLAAFPAAAAAFADENVNSGNIIAPVNRLAAKNSNNIIAPPVNRIAAKISNSSVVNLNIDAQPFYSSKVAAEGLKRSRSGSAADLAAAIEKEDNWADILPDSKDFEDAIMAAVLGGESDVLKKKKVVDKRLKVFQDITTSLSPKAAASRIF from the exons ATGATGAAAGAAATGTGCAATGCGCCACCCGGTTTCCGGCCAACAAAATCTGCTCCTGCGTCACCGGCGAAGCCACTTGGCATCGCCCGAACCCATTCGGATACCTTCCACGTCGCCAACAAGGTCCCGGCCGGCGACACCCCCTACGTCCGTGCCAAAAACGTTCAA CTAGTGGAGAAGGATCCGGAGAGGGCGATACCCCTATTCTGGGCCGCCATTAACGCCGGCGACAGAGTCGATAGCGCGCTCAAAGACATGGCCATCGTGATGAAGCAGCAAAATAGGGCTGAAGAAGCCATTGAAGCAATCAAATCATTACGCAGCCGTTGCTCCGATCAAGCGCAGGAATCCCTCGACAACATCTTATTGGACCTCTACAAG AGATGTGGGAGATTGGATGACCAAGTAGCGCTCCTGAGGCGCAAGCTGTTCCTAATCCAGCAAGGCATGGCCTTCAACGGCAAGCGCACCAAAACCGCCCGATCGCAGGGGAAGAAATTCCAAGTCTCCGTCGAGCAAGAGGCCACGCGACTACTg GGAAACTTAGGGTGGGCGCTGATGCAACAGAACAACTACATCGAAGCAGAAGAGGCGTATCGGCGAGCGCTTGTGCTGGCGCCGGACAACAATAAGATGTGCAATCTCGGCATTTGCCTGATGAAGCAGGGCAGAATCGGCGAGGCTAAGGATACGCTGCGGCGGGTGAAGCCGGCGGTCATCGACGGGCCGAGGGGCGTCGACTCGCACCTCAAGGCCTACGAGAGGGCTCAGCAGATGCTCAGAGATCTCGAATCGGAGATGATGACTAAAGGAGGCGCCGATCGCGTCGAGCAGAGTAAGCTGTTCGACGCCTTTTTAGGCTCCTCCGCGATCTGGCAGCCTCAGCCGTGCAAAGAGAGCCGCGCCGCCCCCGCCTTTCCTGCTGCCGCCGCGGCCTTTGCTGATGAGAATGTCATCAGCAGAAACATAATCGCTGCTCCGGTCAACCGTTTAGCCGCCTTTCCTGCTGCCGCCGCGGCCTTTGCTGATGAGAATGTCAACAGCGGCAACATAATCGCTCCGGTTAATCGTTTAGCGGCGAAGAATAGTAATAACATAATCGCTCCTCCGGTTAATCGTATAGCGGCGAAGATTAGTAATAGCAGTGTGGTGAATCTGAACATCGACGCGCAGCCGTTCTACTCGTCTAAGGTGGCGGCGGAGGGATTGAAGAGGAGCAGATCGGGCAGTGCAGCGGATCTCGCGGCGGCGATCGAGAAGGAGGATAATTGGGCGGATATTTTGCCGGATAGCAAGGATTTTGAGGATGCGATAATGGCGGCCGTTTTGGGAGGTGAGAGCGATGTgttaaagaagaagaaggtggtGGATAAGAGGCTCAAGGTTTTTCAGGATATAACGACGTCGTTGAGTCCTAAAGCAGCAGCATCGCGGATTTTTTAA
- the LOC125187131 gene encoding uncharacterized protein LOC125187131, whose protein sequence is MSSDDEFQQLVDREFDELVQEVQWEAEEEEAAAAAFVRPFYHRRTICRDHVGADQRLMEDYFGDNPRYPAEIFRRRFTMSQRLFIRIATTLAQRYRCFTLRSDASGRTGLSTYQKCTAAIRQLAYAGPADMFDEYLQLGETTALTTLRQFCNYIQAIFGPKYLQKPTVDECQRLIDMHGRVHTFSRMLGKHRLHALGVEELPGCLEGAAHIWIQRETPNNDTGSWSNNDVNVLDSSHLFNDECRGEGPTVRFMANGTQYNKAYYLADGIYPRWPVFVKTTGQLVGPKQSYFAAKQESARKDVERAFGVLQSRWAILRCPVRQWHENDVASIMYACIILHNMIIEDEGYSAENWAPEEGASTSHGVATAPLQMGVPRSDAYLIQRFADMRRKTSHTTLQADMIEEVWNRRGGGGRA, encoded by the exons ATGAGTTCCGACGATGAGTTCCAACAATTGGTGGATAGGGAGTTCGATGAACTCGTTCAAGAGGTGCAATGGGAAGcagaagaggaggaggcggcggcggcggcgttcGTTCGCCCGTTCTATCATCGGCGGACCATCTGCCGTGACCATGTCGGGGCAGACCAGCGGTTGATGGAAGACTACTTTGGCGACAACCCCCGTTACCCAGCAGAGATTTTCCGTCGCCGCTTCACAATGTCGCAACGGTTATTCATCCGTATAGCGACCACATTGGCGCAGCGGTATAGGTGTTTCACATTGCGCAGTGATGCTAGCGGCCGAACCGGGTTGTCGACATATCAGAAGTGTACCGCTGCAATTAGGCAGCTTGCCTATGCCGGACCCgctgatatgttcgacgaatacctacaGTTGGGTGAAACAACGGCCCTCACGACGCTGAGGCAGTTTTGTAATTATATCCAGGCCATCTTCGGTCCGAAGTATCTACAGAAGCCAACTGTCGATGAGTGCCAGAGATTGATAGATATGCACGGGAGAGTGCATACTTTTTCGAGGATGTTGGGCAAGCATCGATTGCATGCACTGGGAGTGGAGGAACTGCCCGGCTGCTTGGAAGGGGCAGCTCATATCTGGATTCAAAGGGAGACACCTAACAATGATACTGGAAGCT ggtcgaacaacgacgtcAACGTGCTGGAttcgtctcatctcttcaatGATGAGTGTCGGGGTGAGGGTCCGACTGTCAGATTCATGGCCAACGGGACGCAGTACAACAAGGCATACTACTTAGccgatgggatataccctcgttGGCCCGTGTTTGTCAAGACGACCGGACAGCTGGTTGGGCCGAAACAATCCTATTTCGCGGCCAAACAGGAGAGTGCTAGGAAGGACGTTGAGCGTGCTTTTGGTGTCCTCCAATCGCGATGGGCCATTCTACGGTGCCCGGTTCGACAATGGCACGAAAATGATGTCGCCTccatcatgtatgcatgtatcatattgcacaatatgataatagagGACGAAGGATATTCTGCAGAGAACTGGGCACCGGAAGAGGGTGCAAGTACGAGTCACGGTGTTGCAACCGCCCCACTGCAGATGGGTGTACCGCGTAGTGATGCATACTTGATCCAACGGTTCGCCGATATGCGGAGGAAAACATCACATACGACACTGCAGGCTGATATGATCGAAGAGGTTTGGAATCGTAGGGGAGGAGGGGGTAGAGCGTGA
- the LOC125223139 gene encoding protein ALTERED PHOSPHATE STARVATION RESPONSE 1-like, whose amino-acid sequence MGCWYSRLEREEMVSRCKARKRYMKQLVKARHAFAAAHSMYIRSLRNTGSALLQFATAETSLHHHPLPPSNPSPPPPPPPPNNLPPPFSPMSWTTTSTTTSSAIRPPPPPPPPAPSASTWDFWDPFMPTSRRPEGEEEWETTTATASEATVTHTTTVASQNVAAPPSVITATTTDTSASSELAVVVSTKGKDLVEIIRELDDYFLQAANAGGPLSALLEVPVCNFNRQSSLGKDNGYGKSLTPLLWSWGSGSAKWNAFGKFCEDPIGNSAQVAANGNATHCSTVERLYAWEKKLFQEVKNAEYLKSEHEKRVAALRKLEMKNAEYIKSEKAKKEVEKLESQMMVAVQAIETTSIEIVKLRESELHPQLLQLVKGLMIMWRSMYEFHQVQTHIVQQLKYLNCIPSTYPTTEIHRQSTLQLELEAQQWHLSFCSLIKAQREYIQSLTGWLRLSLFQVGNNPISKSKHGSTMYSFCEEWQLAMNNAPDNVASEGIKSFLTVIHAIVVQQAEEQKEKRKSESVFKELEKKAGELRSLESKHGPSYAMPETSGDTSKDPVREKRAKVEALRSKAEDEKAKYEKSISVTRAMTMNNLQMGLPHVFQAMTGFANVCTQGFESVINQSKSTNDLHNVKMILP is encoded by the exons ATGGGTTGTTGGTATTCAAggttagagagagaggaaatgGTGTCTAGATGTAAGGCTAGAAAGAGATACATGAAGCAGTTGGTGAAGGCGAGGCATGCCTTTGCCGCCGCCCATAGTATGTATATAAGGTCCCTCCGCAACACCGGCTCCGCCCTTCTCCAATTCGCCACGGCGGAGACCAgcctccaccaccacccccTCCCGCCGTCAAACCCTTCCCCGCCTCCACCCCCGCCCCCGCCTAACAACTTACCTCCTCCATTCAGCCCTATGTCCTGGACCACCACCTCCACAACAACCTCCTCAGCTATCCGCCCgccacctcctcctcctccgcccgCCCCCTCTGCGTCCACCTGGGATTTCTGGGACCCCTTCATGCCGACCTCCAGGCGGCCGGAGGGCGAGGAGGAGTGGGAGACCACTACTGCCACTGCTTCTGAGGCGACCGTCACCCACACCACCACGGTGGCTTCGCAAAATGTGGCTGCCCCTCCTTCTGTGAtcaccgccaccaccaccgACACCAGTGCCAGCAGTGAGCTTGCGGTGGTGGTCTCGACGAAGGGTAAAGATCTGGTCGAGATCATTCGAGAACTGGATGACTACTTCTTGCAAGCTGCCAATGCTGGTGGTCCACTCTCTGCATTGTTGGAAGTTCCGGTTTGTAATTTCAATCGCCAATCTTCATTag GTAAGGATAATGGATATGGAAAGAGTTTGACTCCACTATTATGGAGTTGGGGTTCGGGCAGTGCAAAGTGGAATGCGTTTGGAAAGTTCTGTGAGGATCCTATCGGAAACTCAGCTCAGGTTGCTGCCAATGGAAATGCCACCCACTGTTCAACAGTCGAGAGGCTATATGCCTGGGAGAAGAAACTTTTCCAGGAGGTTAAG AATGCTGAGTATTTGAAATCAGAGCATGAGAAAAGAGTGGCAGCTCTCAGGAAGCTAGAGATGAAGAATGCAGAGTATATCAAGAGTGAGAAGGCGAAAAAGGAAGTCGAGAAGTTGGAATCGCAGATGATGGTTGCTGTCCAAGCGATTGAGACTACCTCCATAGAGATTGTCAAATTGAGAGAATCTGAGCTTCATCCTCAACTTCTTCAGCTCGTCAAGGG GTTAATGATCATGTGGAGAAGCATGTATGAATTCCATCAAGTACAAACACACATAGTCCAGCAGCTCAAATACCTCAACTGCATTCCATCAACGTATCCCACCACTGAAATCCATCGACAATCAACACTTCAGCTTGAGCTCGAAGCCCAGCAGTGGCACCTCTCCTTCTGTAGCCTCATCAAAGCTCAACGCGAATATATTCAGTCATTGACAGGCTGGCTCCGTCTCAGCCTATTTCAAGTAGGTAACAATCCCATCAGCAAGTCCAAGCATGGCTCCACCATGTACTCTTTCTGTGAAGAATGGCAGCTTGCAATGAATAACGCTCCAGACAACGTGGCATCTGAGGGAATCAAGAGTTTCCTAACAGTCATCCACGCAATTGTAGTGCAACAAGCGGAGGAACAAAAAGAGAAGAGGAAGTCAGAGTCGGTGTTCAAGGAGCTCGAAAAGAAGGCAGGCGAGCTCCGGTCGTTAGAGAGCAAGCACGGCCCATCATATGCAATGCCAGAAACCTCCGGTGACACAAGCAAAGATCCcgtgagagagaaaagagcCAAGGTGGAGGCCTTGAGGTCCAAGGCGGAGGATGAGAAGGCCAAATATGAGAAGTCGATCAGTGTGACGAGGGCGATGACCATGAACAACCTGCAGATGGGTTTGCCTCACGTTTTTCAGGCGATGACGGGTTTTGCCAATGTGTGCACTCAAGGTTTTGAGTCCGTGATCAACCAGTCGAAGAGCACTAATGATTTGCACAATGTTAAGATGATATTACCTTGA
- the LOC125223149 gene encoding 3-dehydroquinate synthase, chloroplastic, with protein sequence MAASSSSSLYPNRALSVSASSRNRHPQLTSLLRLPASTSSISSASRISFDSKKRNFAVRASAPPVMDHSTSASSSSPAVPTLVEVDLGNRSYPIYIGSGLLNQPDLLQRHVHGKQVLVVTNTTIAPLYLDKTIWALTEGNPNIKVESVILPDGEKFKNMETLMKVFDKAIETRMDRRCTFVALGGGVIGDMCGYAAASYLRGVNFIQIPTTVMAQVDSSVGGKTGINHPLGKNLIGAFYQPQCVLVDTDTLNTLPDRELASGLAEVIKYGLIRDASFFEWQEKNMAALMARDQDAFAYAIKRSCENKAEVVSLDEKESGLRATLNLGHTFGHAIETGFGYGQWLHGEAVAAGTVMAVDMSYRLGWIEDSLVKRVHKILQQAKLPTSPPETMTVDMFKSVMAVDKKVADGLLRLILLKGPLGSCVFTGDYDRQALEDTLQAFSKS encoded by the exons ATGGCtgcctcttcttcctcctctctctaCCCTAACCGCGCCCTTTCTGTCTCCGCCTCTTCACGCAACCGCCACCCCCAGCTAACATCTCTCCTGCGCCTCCCTGcctccacttcctccatttcctctGCCTCTCGCATCTCCTTCGATTCTAAGAAGCGTAATTTCGCGGTGAGGGCTTCGGCGCCTCCGGTGATGGATCACTCCACTTCTGCTTCCTCTTCTTCGCCCGCTGTTCCTACTCTTGTTGAGGTCGATTTGGGGAACCGAAGCTACCCGATCTACATAGGCTCTGGACTTCTAAATCAACCCGACCTGCTGCAGAG GCATGTTCATGGTAAGCAAGTCCTCGTGGTCACCAACACAACGATAGCGCCATTGTATCTTGATAAAACTATATGGGCATTGACGGAAGGAAATCCTAATATAAAAGTTGAGAGTGTAATTTTGCCAGATGGGGAGAAATTTAAGAACATG GAGACTCTAATGAAAGTATTTGACAAAGCTATCGAGACACGAATGGACCGGCGCTGTACATTTGTTGCCCTTGGTGGTGGAGTCATAGGGGACATGTGTGGATATGCTGCAGCTTCGTATCTTCGTGGAGTTAACTTCATTCAGATTCCGACTACTGTGATGGCACAG GTAGATTCTTCCGTTGGTGGTAAGACTGGAATAAACCACCCACTTGGGAAAAATTTAATCGGAGCATTTTACCAACCGCAATGTGTGCTCGTAGACACTGACACTTTGAACACATTGCCGGATCGTGAATTGGCATCAGGGCTTGCAGAAGTAATTAAGTATGGACTTATTAGAGACGCTTCATTTTTTGAGTGGCAGGAAAAGAATATGGCCGCACTGATGGCAAG GGACCAAGATGCATTTGCTTATGCAATCAAACGCTCGTGTGAAAATAAAGCTGAGGTTGTTTCCTTGGATGAGAAGGAGAGTGGACTAAGGGCAACTCTCAACTTGGGCCACACTTTTGGCCAT GCAATTGAGActggttttggatatgggcagTGGCTTCATGGGGAAGCCGTTGCTGCTGGCACG GTAATGGCAGTTGACATGTCTTACCGGCTTGGCTGGATCGAGGACTCACTAGTAAAGAGAGTGCATAAGATTTTGCAACAGGCCAAATTGCCTACATCACCTCCAGAAACCATGACAGTTGACATGTTCAAGTCCGTGATGGCG GTGGATAAGAAGGTAGCAGATGGGCTGCTAAGGCTTATCCTTCTAAAAGGTCCTCTCGGAAGCTGCGTTTTTACAGGCGACTACGACAGACAGGCCCTGGAGGACACCCTGCAGGCATTTAGCAAGTCGTAG
- the LOC125223158 gene encoding rac-like GTP-binding protein RHO1: protein MSASRFIKCVTVGDGAVGKTCLLISYTSNTFPTDYVPTVFDNFSANVVVNGATVNLGLWDTAGQEDYNRLRPLSYRGADVFILAFSLISKASYENVSKKWIPELKHYAPGVPIILVGTKLDLRDDQQFFVDHPGSVPITEAQGEELRKLIASPSYVECSSKTQQNVKQVFDAAIKVVLQPPKTKKKKGKAQKACAIL, encoded by the exons atgagcgCGTCGAGATTCATAAAATGCGTCACGGTCGGCGACGGCGCCGTCGGGAAGACATGTCTATTGATTTCCTACACCAGCAACACCTTCCCCACG GATTATGTACCAACTGTATTTGATAATTTCAGTGCAAATGTTGTTGTTAATGGTGCTACTGTCAACCTAGGCCTATGGGATACTGCTG GACAGGAGGACTACAATAGATTAAGACCATTGAGTTATCGTGGAGCTGATGTTTTCATTTTGGCATTTTCTCTTATAAGCAAGGCCAGCTATGAAAATGTTTCCAAGAAG TGGATTCCTGAATTGAAGCATTATGCTCCTGGTGTCCCTATCATTCTTGTTGGCACAAAACTAG ATCTTCGAGATGACCAGCAGTTCTTTGTTGACCATCCAGGTTCTGTACCAATCACTGAAGCACAG GGGGAGGAGCTGAGGAAGTTGATTGCGTCTCCTTCTTACGTTGAATGCAGTTCAAAGACCCAACAG AACGTTAAACAAGTTTTTGACGCTGCCATTAAAGTTGTACTCCAACCGCCAAagacaaagaagaagaagggaaaGGCTCAAAAGGCTTGTGCTATATTGTGA
- the LOC125223172 gene encoding ubiquitin-conjugating enzyme E2 10-like, which produces MASRRILKELRELQRDPPTSCSAGPVAQDMFHWQATIIGPNESPYAGGVFQVTIHFPSDYPFKPPKVAFRTKVFHPNINNNGNICLDILKDQWSPALTISKVLLSICSLLTDPNPDDPLVPEIAHMYKTDTSKYDSMARSWTQKYAMC; this is translated from the exons ATGGCATCCCGAAGAATTCTCAAGGAGCTTAGAGAGTTGCAGAGAGACCCTCCAACTTCATGTAGTGCAG GTCCTGTGGCTCAAGACATGTTTCATTGGCAAGCAACAATAATAGGACCAAATGAAAGCCCCTATGCTGGTGGTGTTTTCCAAGTTACCATCCATTTCCCATCTGATTATCCTTTCAAACCTCCCAAG GTAGCATTCAGGACAAAGGTATTTCATCCAAACATAAACAACAATGGGAATATATGTTTAGACATCCTGAAAGATCAGTGGAGTCCAGCTCTTACCATTTCTaag GTGCTGCTTTCAATATGTTCGTTGCTAACAGATCCGAATCCAGATGACCCTCTTGTTCCGGAGATTGCCCATATGTATAAAACCGATACTTCCAAATACGACTCCATGGCTCGTTCTTGGACCCAAAAATACGCCATGTGCTGA